The Panacibacter microcysteis genome includes a window with the following:
- a CDS encoding tetratricopeptide repeat protein, whose protein sequence is MQENPSREDRDELKELLKQYQNLRAGKSHSFLEEEAFERIIDYFDENDEISKAIQAVETGLEYFPFSSHLLIKKADLLIATRHYRDALDILDQASLFDHNDIDIYILKTDAYLALDEQDKAVELLEEALSLFEGEEKIDLLFELADVYDDYEEFDKVFDCLSLILEKEPTNEEALYKICFWTDFTGRNEESIKLHHRIIEDFPYNELAWFNLGAAFQGLKLYEKAIDAYQYAVVIDEKFDYAYRNMGDAYIRLRKYKEAIETLEKVLELTRPEEVIHEAIGHCYHRLNKFAQARFNYRKASHMNPDDSKLHYKIALTYIAEKQYSRALGSLEQAMRIHRHLPEYNLAMGECYMQMKNYREAIQYFSVVVRLRPKNVSGWDALIRCLYNAGHYEEAARQCLQARKATDDKPVFFFLYSAVLFVLAKPKEALLQLEEGLSKAPKLVKKFIELNPAILQNNQVVDLLAAYKKRKKI, encoded by the coding sequence ATGCAAGAAAATCCTTCACGCGAAGACCGGGATGAGTTAAAAGAACTACTTAAACAGTATCAAAATCTGCGGGCGGGTAAAAGTCACTCATTTCTTGAAGAAGAAGCCTTCGAACGAATCATCGACTATTTTGACGAGAACGACGAAATTTCCAAAGCCATACAAGCTGTGGAAACAGGTTTGGAGTATTTCCCTTTTTCATCTCACCTGCTAATAAAAAAAGCAGATTTACTTATTGCCACCCGCCATTATCGCGATGCATTGGATATACTCGATCAGGCCTCTTTGTTCGATCACAATGACATTGATATCTATATACTTAAGACAGATGCATACCTGGCCCTTGATGAGCAGGACAAAGCAGTAGAATTACTTGAAGAAGCATTATCCCTCTTCGAAGGAGAAGAAAAAATTGATCTTCTTTTCGAATTGGCAGATGTATATGACGATTACGAGGAATTCGATAAAGTGTTTGATTGTCTTTCATTAATACTGGAAAAAGAACCTACCAACGAAGAAGCGTTGTATAAAATTTGTTTCTGGACAGATTTCACAGGCCGGAATGAAGAAAGTATAAAATTACATCACAGGATCATAGAAGATTTTCCATATAATGAGCTGGCATGGTTCAATCTTGGGGCCGCATTTCAGGGTCTCAAATTATACGAAAAGGCAATAGATGCGTACCAGTATGCCGTAGTAATAGATGAAAAATTCGATTATGCTTACCGCAACATGGGCGATGCGTATATTCGGCTACGCAAATACAAAGAAGCAATTGAAACACTGGAAAAAGTACTGGAGCTCACAAGACCTGAAGAAGTTATCCATGAAGCTATTGGTCACTGCTATCACCGGCTGAATAAATTTGCACAGGCCAGGTTTAATTACCGCAAAGCCTCTCATATGAACCCCGATGATAGTAAGCTGCACTATAAAATCGCACTCACATATATTGCTGAAAAGCAATACAGCAGGGCATTAGGTTCGCTTGAGCAGGCAATGCGCATTCACCGCCACCTGCCGGAGTATAACCTGGCAATGGGCGAATGTTACATGCAAATGAAAAATTATCGCGAGGCTATCCAGTATTTCAGTGTGGTAGTACGCCTGAGGCCAAAAAACGTTAGCGGTTGGGATGCGTTGATCAGGTGTCTTTATAATGCCGGGCATTATGAAGAGGCGGCACGGCAATGCCTCCAGGCCAGGAAAGCTACAGATGATAAGCCTGTGTTTTTCTTTCTTTATAGTGCCGTACTTTTTGTGTTGGCAAAGCCAAAAGAAGCGTTGTTGCAATTGGAAGAAGGCCTCAGCAAAGCGCCAAAACTGGTAAAAAAGTTTATAGAATTAAATCCGGCCATTTTACAAAATAACCAGGTGGTAGATTTATTGGCAGCGTACAAAAAAAGAAAAAAAATATAA
- a CDS encoding response regulator produces MFKNLKILIIEDSILLIERFLMVIEETGIVKGAEYALNYHEAQLSFSKITPDILVLDINLPDVNGIEMLKIFRKNYPSLKIIISSIHTDDYYRVVCRNLGADYFVSKTDAFEALPSIIYEIAAAEAVPA; encoded by the coding sequence TTGTTCAAAAACCTCAAAATATTGATCATTGAAGACTCTATACTGCTGATAGAACGCTTTCTTATGGTAATTGAGGAAACCGGCATTGTAAAAGGTGCTGAATATGCATTGAATTACCATGAAGCGCAGCTTTCGTTTAGTAAAATAACACCGGATATTTTGGTGCTGGATATAAATCTCCCGGACGTAAACGGAATAGAAATGCTAAAAATTTTCCGTAAGAATTACCCTTCACTCAAGATTATTATCTCTTCTATTCATACAGACGACTATTACCGGGTTGTATGCAGAAACCTTGGCGCTGACTATTTTGTAAGTAAAACCGATGCTTTTGAAGCACTTCCCTCAATCATTTATGAAATTGCCGCAGCCGAAGCTGTGCCTGCATAA
- the rpsJ gene encoding 30S ribosomal protein S10 — MSQRIRIKLQSYDHSLVDKSAEKIVKTVRSTGAVVTGPIPLPTRKRIFTVLRSPHVNKKSREQFQLCTHKRLLDIYTSSSRTVDALSKLDLPSGVEVEIKA, encoded by the coding sequence ATGTCCCAGAGAATCAGAATAAAATTACAGTCTTACGATCACAGTTTAGTAGATAAATCTGCAGAGAAGATCGTAAAAACAGTACGCAGTACTGGTGCCGTAGTAACTGGTCCTATTCCTTTGCCTACGCGCAAAAGAATTTTCACGGTACTACGTTCACCACACGTTAACAAGAAAAGCCGTGAGCAATTTCAGCTTTGCACGCACAAACGTTTATTAGACATTTACACTTCTTCTTCAAGAACAGTAGATGCGTTGAGCAAGCTGGATCTGCCTTCTGGTGTAGAAGTAGAGATTAAAGCGTAA
- the rplC gene encoding 50S ribosomal protein L3, with protein sequence MKGIIGKKIGMTSIFTPDGKQTACTIIEAGPCVVTQVKTADTDGYSALQLGFGDKKEKHSNKSEINHFSKSQTAPKSFVKEFRNYFEDKNLGDTITVDIFAEGDKVDVVGTTKGKGFQGVVKRHGFSGVGEKSHGQHDRQRAPGSIGGSSYPSRVFKGMRMAGRMGNDRVKLKGLKVVKIFSDKNYILVSGSVPGHNGSIVLIQK encoded by the coding sequence ATGAAAGGAATTATTGGTAAAAAAATTGGGATGACCAGCATCTTCACCCCGGATGGTAAGCAGACTGCCTGCACCATTATTGAAGCTGGTCCTTGCGTGGTAACCCAGGTTAAAACTGCAGATACAGATGGTTATAGCGCACTACAGTTAGGTTTCGGCGATAAGAAAGAAAAACACTCCAACAAATCTGAGATCAATCACTTCTCTAAATCTCAGACAGCTCCAAAAAGCTTCGTAAAAGAATTCCGCAATTATTTCGAGGATAAAAATTTAGGTGATACCATCACTGTTGACATTTTTGCCGAAGGCGATAAAGTTGACGTTGTAGGCACTACAAAAGGTAAAGGATTCCAGGGTGTAGTAAAACGTCATGGTTTCAGTGGTGTTGGTGAAAAATCACATGGTCAGCACGATCGTCAGAGGGCACCAGGTTCTATTGGTGGCTCTTCTTATCCTTCACGCGTATTTAAAGGGATGCGAATGGCGGGTCGTATGGGTAATGACCGTGTTAAGCTTAAAGGCCTTAAAGTGGTAAAAATCTTCTCTGATAAAAACTATATCCTTGTGAGCGGTTCTGTTCCGGGCCACAACGGTTCAATCGTTTTAATCCAGAAATAA
- the rplD gene encoding 50S ribosomal protein L4 produces MQVEVLNIKGEKTGRTIELPEDIFGIEPNDHVLYLAVKQYQAAQRQGTHKVKTRAEVKGASRKLHRQKGTGGSRKGNIRNPLYKGGGTIFGPKPHGYGFKLNKKVKDLAKMSALSYKAKENAIVVLEEINLDAPKTKQLVDVMKVLNIANKKSLLVTAEYNDNLYLSTRNVPNIANTILSDINTYDIMNADVLVITESAAKVFSEEAVAEA; encoded by the coding sequence ATGCAAGTAGAAGTTTTAAATATAAAAGGTGAAAAAACCGGTAGAACGATTGAGTTGCCGGAGGATATATTCGGTATTGAACCTAACGACCACGTACTTTACCTGGCAGTTAAACAATACCAGGCAGCACAGCGCCAGGGAACGCACAAAGTAAAAACGCGTGCAGAAGTAAAAGGTGCAAGCCGCAAGTTACACCGTCAGAAAGGTACAGGTGGTAGCCGTAAAGGTAACATCCGTAACCCTTTGTATAAAGGTGGTGGTACCATCTTTGGACCAAAACCCCATGGTTATGGTTTTAAACTGAATAAGAAAGTAAAGGATCTTGCTAAAATGAGTGCCCTTTCATATAAAGCCAAAGAAAATGCTATAGTAGTATTGGAAGAAATCAACCTCGATGCTCCTAAAACAAAGCAACTGGTTGATGTGATGAAAGTGCTGAACATAGCGAACAAAAAGTCGTTGCTTGTAACTGCTGAATATAATGATAACCTGTACCTCAGCACACGCAATGTTCCAAACATCGCTAACACTATCCTTTCAGATATCAATACCTATGATATCATGAATGCTGACGTGTTGGTAATTACAGAAAGCGCAGCCAAAGTATTTTCTGAAGAAGCTGTTGCAGAAGCATAA
- the rplW gene encoding 50S ribosomal protein L23, whose amino-acid sequence MKLSEILVKPILTEKANLQQDKLRRYAFKVNRKANKLEIKKAIEQFYGVSVTDVNTIVVPGKNKTRFTKAGFIKGVKPAYKKAYVTVADGETIDLYANI is encoded by the coding sequence ATGAAACTGAGTGAAATTTTAGTAAAGCCTATACTTACAGAAAAAGCAAATCTTCAGCAGGATAAACTGAGAAGATATGCCTTTAAGGTCAACCGTAAGGCAAACAAACTGGAAATCAAGAAAGCTATAGAACAGTTCTATGGTGTTTCAGTAACAGATGTGAATACAATAGTTGTTCCCGGTAAAAATAAAACCCGCTTTACAAAAGCCGGCTTTATCAAAGGTGTAAAGCCTGCCTACAAAAAAGCTTATGTAACTGTAGCAGACGGTGAAACAATTGATTTGTACGCAAACATTTAA
- the rplB gene encoding 50S ribosomal protein L2, which yields MALKKFKPITAGTRWKIGNAYAEITTNKPEKSLLEPIHSTGGRNAQGRRAMRYIGGGHKKHYRIVDFKRNKKDIEAKVVSIEYDPNRTAFIALLEYTDGEKRYIIAPQGLQVGASVMSGDAAAPEIGNALMMKNMPLGTMIHNIEMQPGQGGKLVRSAGASAQLANKEEKYAVLKMPSGELRKVLINCYATVGVVSNSDHNLEQKGKAGANRWKGIRPRNRGVAMNPVDHPMGGGEGRASGGHPRSRTGKYAKGEKTRTKGKGSDKLIIQRRDGKKLAK from the coding sequence ATGGCATTAAAGAAGTTTAAACCAATTACCGCAGGTACCAGATGGAAAATCGGTAATGCCTATGCTGAGATCACTACCAACAAACCGGAAAAAAGCTTATTGGAACCGATTCACAGCACAGGTGGTCGTAATGCTCAGGGGCGTCGTGCCATGCGTTATATAGGTGGCGGACATAAGAAGCATTACCGTATTGTAGATTTTAAACGCAATAAGAAAGATATTGAAGCAAAAGTTGTTTCAATAGAATACGATCCCAACCGCACAGCATTCATCGCGCTGCTGGAATATACAGACGGTGAAAAGAGATATATCATTGCTCCGCAGGGTTTACAGGTGGGTGCATCTGTAATGTCTGGTGATGCAGCAGCCCCGGAAATCGGGAATGCATTAATGATGAAGAATATGCCACTTGGTACTATGATTCATAATATCGAAATGCAGCCTGGTCAGGGTGGTAAACTGGTAAGAAGCGCAGGCGCATCAGCACAGCTTGCCAACAAAGAAGAAAAATACGCGGTATTAAAAATGCCAAGTGGCGAGTTGAGAAAAGTTTTGATTAACTGCTATGCAACGGTAGGTGTTGTATCTAACAGCGATCATAACCTTGAGCAGAAAGGTAAAGCTGGTGCAAACCGCTGGAAAGGTATTCGTCCACGTAATCGTGGTGTAGCTATGAACCCCGTAGATCACCCGATGGGTGGTGGCGAAGGTAGAGCATCAGGAGGTCACCCTCGTTCACGCACAGGTAAATATGCTAAAGGCGAAAAAACAAGAACAAAAGGAAAAGGCAGCGATAAGCTGATCATCCAACGCAGGGATGGTAAGAAGCTGGCAAAATAA
- the rpsS gene encoding 30S ribosomal protein S19, producing the protein MGRSIKKGPYVEAKLEGKVLSINEGKNKKSVLKTWSRRSTITPDFVGHTFAVHNGNKFIPVYVTEFMVGHKLGEFAPTRNFKGHAGTKK; encoded by the coding sequence ATGGGTCGTTCGATTAAAAAAGGTCCTTACGTAGAAGCAAAGCTGGAAGGTAAGGTGTTGTCAATAAATGAAGGAAAGAACAAAAAGTCTGTGTTGAAAACATGGAGCCGCCGTTCTACTATTACTCCTGATTTTGTAGGGCACACTTTTGCTGTACATAACGGAAACAAGTTTATACCTGTATATGTAACAGAATTTATGGTAGGCCACAAACTTGGAGAGTTTGCGCCAACCAGAAACTTCAAAGGACATGCAGGAACAAAAAAATAG
- the rplV gene encoding 50S ribosomal protein L22, whose protein sequence is MEAVAKLRNYPTGPRKMRLLADVVRGMEVEKALAILEHHPQHNAKPLAKLLKSAINNWEQKNEGGSAADAGLVVKTIFVDGGRVLKRMRPAPQGRGYRVRKRSNHVTLIVDSKN, encoded by the coding sequence ATGGAAGCAGTAGCGAAACTTAGAAATTATCCTACAGGACCGCGTAAAATGCGTTTGCTGGCAGATGTGGTGCGTGGCATGGAAGTAGAGAAAGCATTGGCTATCCTGGAACATCATCCACAACACAACGCCAAGCCTTTGGCTAAGTTGCTCAAGAGTGCCATCAATAACTGGGAACAGAAAAATGAAGGTGGCAGTGCAGCTGATGCCGGTCTTGTGGTAAAAACAATTTTCGTAGATGGAGGCCGCGTACTTAAGCGCATGCGTCCTGCACCACAGGGTCGTGGTTACAGGGTGCGTAAACGCAGCAACCACGTAACATTAATCGTTGATTCAAAAAATTAA
- the rpsC gene encoding 30S ribosomal protein S3, with amino-acid sequence MGQKANPIGNRLGIIRGWESNWYAAKKDFASKLIEDNKIRTYLNARINKGGISKIVIERTLGKLIVTIHTSKPGIIIGKGGNEVDRIKEELKKLTSKDDVQINILEIRRPELDANIVGDTIARQIENRINFKRAIKMAIASTLRMGAEGIKVKVSGRLGGAEIARSEEFKQGRTPLHTFRMDIDYANVFAQTVYGKIGIKVWICKGEVLGKRELNPNFTGGKSDVSDRRDRRDGGERQDRRDDRRGGGNDRRGGGDRRDRRN; translated from the coding sequence ATGGGTCAGAAAGCAAATCCTATAGGTAACAGGTTAGGTATCATCCGCGGATGGGAGAGCAACTGGTATGCCGCAAAGAAAGATTTTGCCTCCAAGCTCATCGAGGATAACAAGATCAGAACATACCTGAACGCACGTATTAACAAGGGTGGTATTTCCAAAATTGTTATTGAGCGTACACTCGGTAAATTGATTGTAACTATCCATACGTCTAAGCCTGGTATCATTATAGGTAAAGGTGGTAATGAAGTTGACCGCATTAAAGAGGAGTTGAAAAAGCTTACCAGCAAAGATGATGTTCAGATAAACATTCTGGAGATTCGTCGTCCTGAGCTTGATGCGAACATTGTGGGAGACACCATTGCCCGCCAGATCGAGAACCGTATCAACTTTAAGCGTGCTATCAAAATGGCGATAGCTTCTACACTCAGAATGGGTGCTGAAGGTATAAAGGTAAAAGTAAGTGGTCGCTTAGGCGGTGCTGAAATTGCACGTAGCGAAGAATTTAAACAGGGTCGTACGCCTTTACATACATTCCGTATGGACATTGACTACGCGAATGTTTTTGCCCAGACTGTGTACGGAAAAATTGGTATTAAAGTATGGATCTGTAAAGGTGAGGTTTTAGGCAAACGTGAATTGAATCCGAACTTCACTGGTGGTAAGAGTGATGTAAGTGACAGAAGAGACAGAAGGGATGGCGGAGAAAGACAGGATCGCAGAGATGACAGAAGAGGTGGTGGAAATGACAGAAGAGGCGGTGGCGACAGAAGAGACAGAAGAAACTAA
- the rplP gene encoding 50S ribosomal protein L16: MLQPKRTKHRKQQKGRIREVAKRGTTISFGSYALKALEPIWLTNRQIEAARQAMTRAMKREGNVWIRVFPDKSITKKPLEVRMGKGKGNPEYFAAVIEPGRILFECDGVALQTAQEAMKLAAQKLPIKTKFVVRRDLQQA; the protein is encoded by the coding sequence ATGTTACAGCCAAAAAGAACGAAACATAGAAAGCAGCAGAAAGGTCGTATTAGGGAAGTTGCAAAACGTGGTACAACCATTTCTTTCGGTTCTTATGCATTGAAAGCTTTAGAGCCCATCTGGTTAACCAACCGCCAGATAGAAGCTGCGCGTCAGGCAATGACACGTGCTATGAAGCGTGAGGGTAATGTGTGGATCAGAGTATTCCCTGATAAATCAATTACCAAGAAGCCACTTGAAGTGAGGATGGGTAAAGGTAAAGGTAACCCGGAATATTTCGCGGCTGTTATTGAACCAGGTCGTATACTATTTGAATGTGACGGTGTTGCATTGCAAACAGCACAGGAAGCCATGAAGCTTGCAGCTCAGAAACTTCCTATAAAAACCAAGTTTGTTGTAAGAAGAGATTTGCAACAGGCATAG
- the rpmC gene encoding 50S ribosomal protein L29, with protein MSKKLEFNKSLKDLNETDLSARIQEDQLRLKKLEFAHAISPLENPMTIRGLRKDISRLKTELRRRQLGI; from the coding sequence ATGTCTAAGAAGTTAGAATTTAATAAAAGCCTGAAAGATCTGAACGAAACAGATCTTAGTGCACGCATACAGGAAGACCAGTTGCGTTTAAAGAAGCTGGAATTTGCACATGCGATCTCTCCACTTGAGAACCCAATGACTATTCGTGGTCTAAGGAAAGATATATCTCGTTTAAAGACCGAATTAAGGAGAAGACAACTCGGTATTTAA
- the rpsQ gene encoding 30S ribosomal protein S17, which yields MAERNLRKTRIGVVSSNKMTKTITVAVERKVKHPIYGKFVKKTTKFHAHDEKSECGIGDIVKIMESRPLSKTKRWRLVEIVEKAK from the coding sequence ATGGCCGAAAGAAATTTGCGTAAAACAAGGATTGGGGTAGTTAGCAGCAACAAAATGACAAAAACTATCACTGTTGCTGTGGAAAGAAAAGTAAAACACCCTATCTATGGTAAGTTTGTAAAAAAGACTACCAAATTCCATGCTCATGATGAAAAAAGTGAGTGCGGTATAGGCGATATCGTAAAGATCATGGAGTCTCGTCCGCTGAGCAAAACAAAGCGTTGGAGATTAGTTGAGATCGTTGAAAAAGCTAAATAA
- the rplN gene encoding 50S ribosomal protein L14, whose amino-acid sequence MIQQESRLNVADNSGAKEVLCIRVLGNSGQDYAKIGDKIVVTVKDAIPAGGIKKGTVSKAVIVRTTNKLRRKDGSYIRFDDNAVVLLNNADEPRGTRIFGPVARELRDKGYMKIISLAPEVL is encoded by the coding sequence ATGATTCAGCAGGAAAGCAGGCTTAATGTAGCCGATAACAGTGGTGCAAAAGAAGTATTGTGCATCCGCGTATTGGGTAATAGCGGCCAGGATTACGCCAAAATAGGCGATAAAATCGTGGTAACTGTGAAAGATGCCATCCCTGCGGGTGGTATAAAGAAAGGTACTGTTTCAAAAGCAGTAATCGTTCGTACAACAAATAAACTTCGCCGTAAAGATGGTTCTTATATCCGCTTTGACGATAACGCGGTGGTATTGTTGAACAATGCCGATGAACCTCGCGGCACCCGTATATTCGGACCCGTAGCAAGAGAACTGAGGGATAAAGGATACATGAAGATTATTTCACTTGCGCCGGAAGTGCTTTAA
- the rplX gene encoding 50S ribosomal protein L24 → MSNRFKPKYNIKKGDSVVVIAGDDKDLKKPRTVLSVIVDKGRVVIEGVNIVTKHTKPSAGNTKGGIVKKEAPINISNVMLWDAKTGGPTKVKRTRENGKLVRIAKKSGEVIK, encoded by the coding sequence ATGAGCAACAGATTTAAACCAAAGTACAATATTAAAAAAGGCGATTCAGTAGTGGTTATCGCAGGAGATGATAAAGATCTGAAAAAGCCACGTACTGTTTTAAGCGTTATCGTTGACAAGGGCCGCGTGGTTATTGAAGGCGTTAATATTGTAACTAAACATACAAAACCTTCTGCAGGAAATACCAAAGGTGGTATTGTAAAGAAGGAAGCTCCGATCAACATAAGCAATGTTATGTTGTGGGATGCTAAAACTGGCGGACCTACCAAGGTTAAACGCACCAGGGAAAACGGAAAATTAGTTCGTATTGCAAAAAAATCCGGGGAGGTAATTAAATAA
- the rplE gene encoding 50S ribosomal protein L5 — protein sequence MSTAKYTPRLQEKYTNDVIPALMKKFAYKSVMQTPKLEKICINRGVNGAVADKKTVDVAVEELTMITGQKAVPTLSKKDISNFKLRKGMPIGARVTLRGEKMYEFLDRLVSVALPRVRDFKGISDKAFDGRGNYTLGVTEQIIFPEIDIDKVSKITGMDITFVTTAQNNEEAYELLKELGMPFKNAKKD from the coding sequence ATGAGCACTGCTAAATATACTCCGAGATTGCAGGAAAAATACACAAATGATGTGATTCCTGCTTTAATGAAAAAATTTGCTTACAAAAGTGTAATGCAAACACCGAAGCTGGAAAAAATCTGTATTAACCGTGGCGTTAACGGTGCCGTGGCTGATAAGAAAACTGTTGACGTTGCGGTTGAAGAACTGACAATGATTACAGGTCAGAAAGCAGTTCCTACTTTGAGTAAGAAAGATATTTCAAACTTTAAGTTGCGCAAAGGAATGCCAATTGGCGCACGGGTTACATTGCGTGGAGAGAAGATGTATGAGTTTCTTGACCGCCTTGTTTCTGTTGCATTGCCGCGTGTACGCGACTTTAAGGGCATCAGCGATAAAGCTTTCGATGGCCGTGGAAATTATACATTAGGAGTTACCGAACAGATCATCTTCCCTGAAATTGATATTGATAAAGTATCTAAAATCACCGGTATGGATATTACGTTCGTAACTACTGCCCAGAATAATGAAGAGGCTTACGAACTGTTGAAAGAGTTGGGTATGCCTTTCAAAAATGCTAAAAAAGACTAA
- the rpsN gene encoding 30S ribosomal protein S14 — protein sequence MAKESIKARQRKREAMVAKYAEKRAALKAAGDYQALDLLPKNASPVRLKNRCQLTGRPRGYMRYFGMSRVIFRDMALNGKIPGVKKASW from the coding sequence ATGGCAAAAGAATCAATAAAAGCCAGACAAAGAAAACGTGAAGCAATGGTTGCAAAGTACGCTGAAAAGCGTGCCGCGTTAAAAGCTGCAGGTGATTACCAGGCTTTGGATCTTCTTCCAAAAAACGCGTCCCCTGTACGTTTAAAAAACCGTTGCCAGCTAACAGGCCGTCCAAGAGGTTACATGAGGTACTTCGGAATGAGCAGGGTTATCTTTCGTGATATGGCACTTAATGGTAAAATTCCAGGTGTAAAAAAAGCGAGCTGGTAG
- the rpsH gene encoding 30S ribosomal protein S8 yields the protein MVTDAIADFLTRIRNAQMAGHRLVEIPASNLKKRMTEILYEQGYILKYKFEDDSKQGVIKIALKYDPNTKLPAIRSLERVSRPGLRQYSKPAEFKRVINGLGIAIISTSKGVMTDKQAKAQNVGGEVLCYIS from the coding sequence ATGGTAACTGATGCAATAGCAGATTTCCTTACCAGGATTCGTAACGCTCAGATGGCAGGGCACAGATTAGTAGAGATTCCTGCTTCTAATCTTAAAAAGCGTATGACAGAAATCCTGTACGAACAAGGCTACATTCTCAAATATAAGTTTGAGGATGACAGCAAACAGGGTGTTATCAAGATCGCTTTAAAATACGATCCTAATACAAAACTACCTGCAATCCGTTCACTGGAAAGAGTTAGCCGCCCGGGTCTCAGACAATATTCTAAACCTGCTGAGTTCAAAAGAGTGATCAACGGTTTGGGTATTGCCATCATCAGCACTTCTAAGGGTGTTATGACTGATAAACAGGCAAAGGCGCAAAATGTAGGTGGTGAAGTGCTTTGCTACATTAGCTAG
- the rplF gene encoding 50S ribosomal protein L6: MSRIGKQPIAIPAGVTVSVGADNVVTVKGAKGELKEAIDRDIKVEVKDGQIVLSRPTDQIRHRAMHGLYRSLLNNLVKGVTEGFKKDLELVGVGYKAANQGNTLDLSLGYSHNIIFEIPKELKVTTETVKGQNPKISLEGTDKQLLGQVAAKLRSLRKPEPYKGKGVKYSNEVIRRKAGKAAGK, translated from the coding sequence ATGTCACGTATAGGTAAACAGCCGATAGCTATTCCTGCAGGTGTAACGGTATCAGTTGGTGCAGATAATGTAGTAACTGTAAAAGGTGCAAAAGGTGAATTGAAAGAGGCAATAGACAGAGACATTAAAGTAGAGGTAAAAGATGGCCAGATCGTGCTTTCGCGCCCAACCGATCAAATCCGTCATCGTGCAATGCATGGTTTATACCGCTCATTGCTTAATAACCTTGTAAAGGGTGTAACAGAAGGTTTCAAAAAAGACCTTGAGCTGGTGGGTGTGGGTTATAAAGCTGCTAACCAGGGCAATACGCTTGATCTCTCCCTGGGTTATTCTCACAACATTATTTTTGAGATTCCTAAAGAGTTAAAGGTTACTACGGAAACAGTAAAAGGTCAGAATCCAAAAATTTCGTTAGAAGGCACAGATAAACAACTGTTGGGCCAGGTAGCTGCTAAACTTCGCAGCTTACGTAAACCAGAGCCTTACAAAGGAAAAGGTGTTAAATACAGCAATGAAGTTATTCGCCGTAAAGCTGGTAAAGCTGCTGGTAAATAA
- the rplR gene encoding 50S ribosomal protein L18 — protein MDAKVLRRQKIRYGIRRKIAGTSQKPRLSVFRSNSDIYVQLIDDVSGKTLAAASSKDKDIAAQKVTKSEQSKMVGAAIARKAVELGLTSIVFDRGGYLYHGRVKAIADGAREGGLQF, from the coding sequence ATGGATGCTAAAGTTTTAAGAAGACAAAAGATCCGTTACGGAATCCGCAGAAAAATTGCTGGTACTTCACAAAAACCACGTCTTTCTGTATTTCGCAGCAACTCTGATATTTATGTGCAGTTAATTGACGACGTTAGCGGAAAAACACTTGCTGCCGCTTCTTCGAAAGATAAAGACATTGCCGCACAAAAAGTAACCAAAAGCGAACAAAGCAAAATGGTAGGTGCAGCAATTGCGCGTAAAGCTGTTGAGCTTGGTCTTACCTCAATCGTTTTTGATCGTGGCGGTTATTTATACCATGGTCGTGTAAAGGCTATAGCAGACGGTGCCAGAGAGGGTGGTCTTCAATTCTAA